In Anopheles arabiensis isolate DONGOLA chromosome 2, AaraD3, whole genome shotgun sequence, the genomic window aaacacATCAAAGGAAGGGGAGAACGTTCGTCAGTGTTCTACTGAACTACATTCTTcaagacaaaacaacaacaactcgaAGAAGAATCGTGTGTCCTCCTTCCCTGTGCATACGCAAGTTCTATCGCGTTTGCACCTTCTGATCTTCGTACAGCACGACGATCGTTTCAGCCTTCGCCGAAGAAAACCAGACAAACGGGTTTTTTGTGTACCCCCTTTGCGTATCGAAGTATGCTGTGGAAATGCTGTCAGTGTGCAGTTTTTGCTACTAtgttaattgtttgtttacgatctgctgctgctgtgaccCTGTGTGGTCTCTCCGGCAGCGAAGGGAAGTGTTTACGTGAAGGATTTCATATAATATATCGGCAATTCATGATCGTTGTGTGATGCGTAAAACGATCTTCGATCTTCGTACTCGTGGCATTTATTAGCTGAGCATTTGCTGTATAGTACAAGTACAAGATTTATGGTTTATGGATGTGAAATGTTTGTTAGGAATTCTGCTGATTGGAggacacagcagcagctcactTTGAGCAATAaatattgagtttttttgtgtgtgtcttgagCAAGTAAGTGAGCCCAAGAAACACGATCGCCGTACATCAAgatagcatttttttctatggcaTTTCTTTCGCCAATCCACCCCGTGTTATCTCCAACCAGCTTTGCGAATTTTATATTTACAATGATAATGGTCTCTGCTTTCATGCGGGAACGTTTTTATCGTTTGCACCTTCTCCCTCTCCCCGTAAGCGGAACAGCAAAATAGATCGAACTGgagaaaatagaagaaaaaatggggaaaaagtaAAATCCGCCAACACCAGTAGCGCGCATAGCCGCCGATTGCTCAACGAACCGTGGCCGTGGGGCGCATTTCGTACCaagctgatggtggtgggtaGTACCGTTCGATGCTATTATATGGCACATACAGGCTGGCACATGGTGTAGGggctttgctgctgcatcgaACTGCTTCAGCACACCTACGGGGGAGGGCTTTGACTCCGAAACCTGAGCTGTCCGATGCGCCTGGCGCGCAGAAGGAATTCATGCAGTGTGTGTTGTATGTACACTAATGGCAGGCTGGCTGCACACGAGTTCAAAGTCAAAGTGTAGCGGTGGTTGGCGTTCTGCAGAACAGCTCGTTCACTTAGTAAGCTGCGGAGGTCGATTGCATGCATTCATTGCGCTTCTGGAGGGGGCAGTGGGAAACGATGTCGTGGCTTACGTTATGAGACTGAAACTGAGAATTGTGCAAAGGTTTAAGAAGTCGCCTGCACGTGCATTGAACTGCTCAATGGTGTCCAACAATGTGGCCTCAAAGCTTTACTGCGGAAAGTCTTGACCTGCGAATGGTTTACATGAAAGaattttgtgatattttaagctttttttctaaattaatattttgaattGATTGGAAAGGTATCTGCTTAAAACTGTGTGAAACTTTTccaattaaatcaaaataacTACTTCCGTGCTACTTACACAGCATACGTTTCCACCTCACTCACAACCTCATTCTAATGTCGTTCTATTTTCCCCAATTTATCACCTTCCCAAATCCAGTTAATTGAGCCCCCTAACCAACCGGCACAACCACCTGACGCAGGCTGAACTCTTCAAAAATCACGCAACGTAAGGTACACCGTTGCCTTCGCAGCCATCGCCGCCTACTGCTACGTTGTGTTCACCTGCCTAAATGCTGTAAACACGTCCTGAGATACACCCTGCAGATTGTTGACTAGGATCAAAcagtatcatcatcatcatcagcatcacctTCCACACCGTCACCGTTTGCAATTGCTTCGTAAAAAGGAcatattgtgtgtgttgtgtgttctGTGTGCGTGCCTCTCTGCTGCAGCTTTGGCATGCTGTgtaacaacaacgacgacccGATGAAGAAGTAGTAGTATCCGTATTTgggatttccttttttcagtTTCCACGatcgtgttgtgtttttttcttagttttgtttgcaaagaCATTCGTTTTTGTGAGTTTCTGTTACTGCGTTTTTGTAATtatattttgtgtttattagTGTTTGATTGTATAGTTTATTCTGCAGTAGAAAGATTGCTTACAATCCAAAACTACCCGTAagagagcgagggagagataaagagatcACGTAATAGAAATTGAACAAGAATAGCAAAGTTCAAACAAATTTGCATCGTGTATACTAATCCGTTTGTATAAGTGTATTGTGTAAAGTGTATTGAACGAACTTGCAAAGTGCTcgtatttgtgtgtgagtgtgcgtgttttattttaatttattacgaCACCAGATTTCATCTGGCACCGAGGACACACTTTGTACCCACTTCGGAACAGGAGGGCTAAGTAAACCCAcaacaaagagagaaagagagagagagagagagagagagaggatacTCTAGGAAAGGCCAGAGCCAGACAGACAACACGTCAAAAGTAAGTTGGTTCAGTACTCTTTTGCAAAAACAGATTTGCATATGTGCATGGTGTAACTGCGTGTTGTTCAACACGACATAACTTAATTATTAGCCTACCTTCTTGGGGAACCATTTCTCCGGACGAaaccactgtgtgtgtgtgtgtgtgtttccggtCAACTGCTTTCGGTGACCGTAGTTAGTTGGCTTCACTAGAATATGTATAACCCTTCGCAAGAAGCGACGGGGTTAAGTAAATGTACAGGTTGCAACCAATCCAAACATTATTGGCTTTATTcgaaaatgatgttgaaaatgttgaaaatgatcTGAAATTTATCTTGAATTTGTAATATGGTAGCgtttttcaatatgtttgtATTAATTTTGTTCTCTTCGATTATTGCTCCCCCTCTTGACAGTGAGGAAAACCGACACACAAATGAACGTAGCTGGCATACGTCGCAACATCAAGAACCTCGCCCACAACTACTCCGATGCGCAGGTGAAGGTGCGGGAAGCCACCTCGAACGACCCATGGGGCCCTTCGTCCACGATCATGGCGGAGATTGCCGACCTCACGTACAACGTGGTGGCCTTCTCCGAAATCATGCAGATGATCTGGAAGCGCATGAACGACCACGGCAAAAACTGGCGGCACGTGTACAAGGCACTGGTAAGCTTTGCTCGAACCTCCTACCCGGTGCACCGACTCGAAAAGGAACTTGATACTAACGGCCCGTTCTTCTCCCCTCTCCCTTTTTATGTCGCGCATGCAGCTACTGCTGGAGTACCTCATCAAAACGGGCACGGAGAAGGTGGCGCAACAGTGCAAGGAAAATATCTACGCCATCCAAACGCTGAAGGAATTCCAGTACATGGAGGAGGGCAAGGATCAGGGCATGCACGTGCGCGAAAAGGCGAAACAGCTCGTTTCGCTGCTAAAGGATGACGAGCGGCTGAAGAACGAGCGGGCCCGCGCCCTGAAGGCGAAGGAACGTTTCGCCCGAACGGCCAGCGGGTTCGGTAGCGATGGTTCGATCGATGGCCCAACGCAGCGTGACCCAAGGGTAAGGGGAGGGCGGTGGGGAAATACGACTACTGATTGGTGGGAAAATCCGCTCACTCACCACGCGTCTCTTTTTCGTTTCCAGCCACCGAACTGGGGTGAAGGCGAACCGATTGCGGGGGCAGCAACGAGCGGTGTCGGCAAGCCGGTGTCTGAGATTGAGTTCGTGCGACCGCAGACGGTCGGCGAGGAGGAATTGCAACTCCAGCTAGCGATGGCAATGTCGCGCGAGGAAGCGGAACAGGAGGAGCAAAAGCGCCGCAGCGACGATGTTCGATTGCAGTTGGCACTCAGCCAAAGCGAGCAGGACTTCAAGTAGGTGGACTAGGGGTGGAAAAAATCGGCTTAAGGATTTGGCAGAAAAAAGACGCCTCATtggttcatttgttttttttttttcttttaacagGAAAGACGGTGATCCCCCAGCAGGAAGTAGCGCGTTGGTGGATTTGTTGGACATTTCTTTCGCAGCGGCATCCATAAGCAGCCCGTCACAGCAACCGCTCGCCGGTCCCTCCGGTACCAGTGGTACGATCGATCCCTGGGGAATGCCCGTTGCCGGTGGATCCCGACCGACGGTAGGCGTAACAAGATACACCTGTTTAGTGGCATCATAACTAATACCCTTCGATTTTCCCTCTCCAGACGACGGATCCCTGGTCGCGAACGTCATCTCCGCCGGCGGTAGTAGATCCGTGGCTAAACACTGCCTCGGCCCTACCTACGGCGGGACCATCCACGTCGAAACCTCCGCTGCTTGGAGCGGACACGTGGCAACCGCGCACACAATCGCCCTCGGTAACGTCTGGTTCGTCGGTTGAGGGATGGTTGCAAAATGGTGCAGGTGCGggtgccgctgccgccggaccgatgatgatgaacggTGCCGGAGCTTCAAATGGAAATCTGGACCCGTGGTACAGCAAAACGAATGCTGTCCCTATTGGAGCTACTGCGGTATGTTTAAAGCTGAATTTTGGGTTATAATGCCTTTCTAAAATGCGCCATTCTTTTCGCTTTTAGCCTCCCCTGGGCGTTGCGTCTGGCGATCCTTGGCAAGCGAATAAACGATCCACGCCCGtgcctactgctgctgctgctgccagtggTGATCCGTGGCAGGCAAACGCATCTGCTGTTAAGCTAGATCCGTGGGCTCCAGTTAGCAATAACTCAGCCACGGGAAGTGTTGGAGATTTGGAAGCTACCTTTGGCGCAGCTGGTGGAGTAAGTCTTCTAGCTACACTACAGCGCTATCGAATTAGAGTGAAACTTATGAAATTTTGTTGTCTTGCTTCTATTTCTAGCCTCTAATGAATCGACCCTCACCCGTTGGTGCTATCACTTCACCGGTGTCCGATTTGGACGAGTTTGACATTATTACCAAGCGGGCGGCAGGCAACAATAGTAGcggcagcaccaccaacaacaataataaccACAATGCCGCCAGCAACAATCTGAATAACAACAGTTGTAAGTGACAGCTCCCCAGTGCAGGGGGTGAATTAACAATCCAATTGCTTACGTTTCCATTTTCTCGCCCCTACAACAACACACCAGCACTGCTTCTCGGGGACCTAGATCCACTGTCATCCTCCGGCACGAACTCAAGCTCACCCAGCATGGGCGCGTCGACGGCCGCAAAGAAGACACCGCAATCGTTCCTCGGCGAAAACTCGGCTCTCGTAAACCTGGACAATCTAATCAAACCAATGCCGAGCGGTGGCAGTGTGGCAGCAGCGGCCACATCGTCCGCGGCATACAATCCGTTCGGCGAAACCGGCGGTGCCGGTGCACCCGTACAGAAGAACCTATTCCAACAGAATCAACCTCAGGTGAGTGTCCTAGACGGTTGGCGCGTATCATACAGGATGGTGTTTAATCTGTAATCCTCTCCTCGGTTCAGGTTCCGTCCATCAATCAATTGAAACAGTCCCCGTTCCCAGTAACGCTTAATCAGGACCCGTGGGCACCGGTTGCAAACATGACCACAGCGCAAGTGAGTATCCACGGAAACACGCACAAAGCGTTAGTCTTGAGTTTTAGGTTTAAAAAATGGGAAAGTAATGACAAAACAGACGAAGAAGCGACATGTGTTTGCGTGTAATGTTACTGCAACTAACATTGCATTTGTCTCGCATTGAAAACTGTGCGCATATGGtgtggttttcttttgttaaatCAAACTAATCGCAAGCTAGGCTCGTAAACGCATGGTAATGAAGAAGGACATACTGTGCGAATTAGCTAtaatttcgttttctttccttgTCGCGCTCTGCGACTATGCTTACGGTGCATATACTGGAACGTGATCATTTATTACACTCCAACAAAGCCAACTGCTGATGAGGACGAAACGGAATACTTTCCGTACCCTACGGTTGATGTGAATGCAAACAGTGAGCTTTCATCAGCCTCTTACGCACGTGCGGCTACCGAttaccaacagcaacagcaatacCAACAACATCAGCCACAAAATTGGCCCCCTCCAACGGCTCACATGGAACACATCGACTGTCGTCTCAACGATACCGGTGTTACCATCGAGGATGACATTTTCAACACCAACTACGCAATGGCACCTTCCGCAGCACCGGGTGGCAACATCGAACGACATCTGTCTGCTGCACAGCTGGATAGTACGCGCCCACTGCGTCAGCTGTACGATTTCCACTTTGCTGTCGATGACGATACGCTCGATGTTGCCGGTCCTGGTGGAGGAGGGACGTCGGcttttactactactactactacagaCGCTTTCAATCATAATGACAATCGTCAGGGTGGTGGCAATAATACGACCTTTGCTGATACATGTCACGCTAACAACAATTACCACGTGAGTCGTAGAAGAGTGTGTGCACTCTGGCCGTCACACTTGTGCGGTTGTAACGCTAGTGATCGAGAAGAAAGAGCTCGTGTTAGTCGTGTCATACAGTGGTAGCTTTGGATTTGTTAGTTCTACTTCGTTACATCGAATATGTGGGAAATAACTGCTCGATTTTATAGATTTTGATGACATCAACGATCTCCCTTCGTCGCTAAATCGCTTGATTGCTCAATGCAATAACATActtcttattttcttttctctttttatccAATTAATATTCTGCTCTATTCTTAACATGTTCCTTCCAACACTCATTTTGCTCTTGCTCATCGTTACCTTGCTATTGATCGtctatttttctctttctctctaaaaTTTCAAACCTTCAGCACGCCACGTCCAGTAGTAATGGGGCATGGACGCTAAAATAGAACGTCCCTTAACAATCGTGCGCGTGTTAAATCGGAAACAAAACCTTTCCTCACCTTTCACCCATTTCCCTCATCCCAACTATCAAGACCACTACCTTCCTCCATCCCTCTCACTTTCCCCCACTGTAGGTAGTAATTGATCCGATCGTCCGTTAAATAATCCTGTCGTGTTGTGCGCATTGGACCTTCATTGGGTGTGCTGCTTCCATGGgcttgctggctggctggcgcaACAGGGATTTGGTGATTTGGGCTGATTCTTCTATCACaccccacaaacaaacaaacaatccaaCAAAACGTGTGCTCCAGTAACATGCTTGTGCTTGTGCGGTGATTGTATGCTTTAGTATATGCCCGGGTATGCCCCCAGCAACATCAACAGAACATCcatcactcgctctctctacaACACAACCCAAGCTGCTGCCTCCTTCTGCTGTGCGCGtgtatttatgtgtgtgcgtatatgtgtgtattcCTTTGTACGGGTTTGGGCGCCGGACCGAACCTGCGACATCAACCACGTGTACCACACCTCTGAGGAACAACAACTGTCTGTTTTATCCCGCTCgttcagtgtgtgtgcgtgtatccTACGGTAGCGAAAAGTGCTCGCTTCTGGtaaagttgttttgtttatgtgtgATGTGGCGGGtgtgttgtttcatttttattgctttttatgcttttttgcatttcatctcatatttgctttcattta contains:
- the LOC120897890 gene encoding epsin-1 isoform X3, which encodes MNVAGIRRNIKNLAHNYSDAQVKVREATSNDPWGPSSTIMAEIADLTYNVVAFSEIMQMIWKRMNDHGKNWRHVYKALLLLEYLIKTGTEKVAQQCKENIYAIQTLKEFQYMEEGKDQGMHVREKAKQLVSLLKDDERLKNERARALKAKERFARTASGFGSDGSIDGPTQRDPRPPNWGEGEPIAGAATSGVGKPVSEIEFVRPQTVGEEELQLQLAMAMSREEAEQEEQKRRSDDVRLQLALSQSEQDFKKDGDPPAGSSALVDLLDISFAAASISSPSQQPLAGPSGTSGTIDPWGMPVAGGSRPTTTDPWSRTSSPPAVVDPWLNTASALPTAGPSTSKPPLLGADTWQPRTQSPSVTSGSSVEGWLQNGAGAGAAAAGPMMMNGAGASNGNLDPWYSKTNAVPIGATAPPLGVASGDPWQANKRSTPVPTAAAAASGDPWQANASAVKLDPWAPVSNNSATGSVGDLEATFGAAGGPLMNRPSPVGAITSPVSDLDEFDIITKRAAGNNSSGSTTNNNNNHNAASNNLNNNSSLLLGDLDPLSSSGTNSSSPSMGASTAAKKTPQSFLGENSALVNLDNLIKPMPSGGSVAAAATSSAAYNPFGETGGAGAPVQKNLFQQNQPQVPSINQLKQSPFPVTLNQDPWAPVANMTTAQPTADEDETEYFPYPTVDVNANSELSSASYARAATDYQQQQQYQQHQPQNWPPPTAHMEHIDCRLNDTGVTIEDDIFNTNYAMAPSAAPGGNIERHLSAAQLDSTRPLRQLYDFHFAVDDDTLDVAGPGGGGTSAFTTTTTTDAFNHNDNRQGGGNNTTFADTCHANNNYHANLNNNNSAPWMNPQSSNPFLS
- the LOC120897890 gene encoding epsin-1 isoform X4, with amino-acid sequence MACEVRKTDTQMNVAGIRRNIKNLAHNYSDAQVKVREATSNDPWGPSSTIMAEIADLTYNVVAFSEIMQMIWKRMNDHGKNWRHVYKALLLLEYLIKTGTEKVAQQCKENIYAIQTLKEFQYMEEGKDQGMHVREKAKQLVSLLKDDERLKNERARALKAKERFARTASGFGSDGSIDGPTQRDPRPPNWGEGEPIAGAATSGVGKPVSEIEFVRPQTVGEEELQLQLAMAMSREEAEQEEQKRRSDDVRLQLALSQSEQDFKKDGDPPAGSSALVDLLDISFAAASISSPSQQPLAGPSGTSGTIDPWGMPVAGGSRPTTTDPWSRTSSPPAVVDPWLNTASALPTAGPSTSKPPLLGADTWQPRTQSPSVTSGSSVEGWLQNGAGAGAAAAGPMMMNGAGASNGNLDPWYSKTNAVPIGATAPPLGVASGDPWQANKRSTPVPTAAAAASGDPWQANASAVKLDPWAPVSNNSATGSVGDLEATFGAAGGPLMNRPSPVGAITSPVSDLDEFDIITKRAAGNNSSGSTTNNNNNHNAASNNLNNNSSLLLGDLDPLSSSGTNSSSPSMGASTAAKKTPQSFLGENSALVNLDNLIKPMPSGGSVAAAATSSAAYNPFGETGGAGAPVQKNLFQQNQPQVPSINQLKQSPFPVTLNQDPWAPVANMTTAQANLNNNNSAPWMNPQSSNPFLS
- the LOC120897890 gene encoding epsin-1 isoform X1; this encodes MACEVRKTDTQMNVAGIRRNIKNLAHNYSDAQVKVREATSNDPWGPSSTIMAEIADLTYNVVAFSEIMQMIWKRMNDHGKNWRHVYKALLLLEYLIKTGTEKVAQQCKENIYAIQTLKEFQYMEEGKDQGMHVREKAKQLVSLLKDDERLKNERARALKAKERFARTASGFGSDGSIDGPTQRDPRPPNWGEGEPIAGAATSGVGKPVSEIEFVRPQTVGEEELQLQLAMAMSREEAEQEEQKRRSDDVRLQLALSQSEQDFKKDGDPPAGSSALVDLLDISFAAASISSPSQQPLAGPSGTSGTIDPWGMPVAGGSRPTTTDPWSRTSSPPAVVDPWLNTASALPTAGPSTSKPPLLGADTWQPRTQSPSVTSGSSVEGWLQNGAGAGAAAAGPMMMNGAGASNGNLDPWYSKTNAVPIGATAPPLGVASGDPWQANKRSTPVPTAAAAASGDPWQANASAVKLDPWAPVSNNSATGSVGDLEATFGAAGGPLMNRPSPVGAITSPVSDLDEFDIITKRAAGNNSSGSTTNNNNNHNAASNNLNNNSSLLLGDLDPLSSSGTNSSSPSMGASTAAKKTPQSFLGENSALVNLDNLIKPMPSGGSVAAAATSSAAYNPFGETGGAGAPVQKNLFQQNQPQVPSINQLKQSPFPVTLNQDPWAPVANMTTAQPTADEDETEYFPYPTVDVNANSELSSASYARAATDYQQQQQYQQHQPQNWPPPTAHMEHIDCRLNDTGVTIEDDIFNTNYAMAPSAAPGGNIERHLSAAQLDSTRPLRQLYDFHFAVDDDTLDVAGPGGGGTSAFTTTTTTDAFNHNDNRQGGGNNTTFADTCHANNNYHANLNNNNSAPWMNPQSSNPFLS
- the LOC120897890 gene encoding epsin-1 isoform X5; the protein is MACEVRKTDTQMNVAGIRRNIKNLAHNYSDAQVKVREATSNDPWGPSSTIMAEIADLTYNVVAFSEIMQMIWKRMNDHGKNWRHVYKALLLLEYLIKTGTEKVAQQCKENIYAIQTLKEFQYMEEGKDQGMHVREKAKQLVSLLKDDERLKNERARALKAKERFARTASGFGSDGSIDGPTQRDPRPPNWGEGEPIAGAATSGVGKPVSEIEFVRPQTVGEEELQLQLAMAMSREEAEQEEQKRRSDDVRLQLALSQSEQDFKKDGDPPAGSSALVDLLDISFAAASISSPSQQPLAGPSGTSGTIDPWGMPVAGGSRPTTTDPWSRTSSPPAVVDPWLNTASALPTAGPSTSKPPLLGADTWQPRTQSPSVTSGSSVEGWLQNGAGAGAAAAGPMMMNGAGASNGNLDPWYSKTNAVPIGATAPPLGVASGDPWQANKRSTPVPTAAAAASGDPWQANASAVKLDPWAPVSNNSATGSVGDLEATFGAAGGPLMNRPSPVGAITSPVSDLDEFDIITKRAAGNNSSGSTTNNNNNHNAASNNLNNNSSLLLGDLDPLSSSGTNSSSPSMGASTAAKKTPQSFLGENSALVNLDNLIKPMPSGGSVAAAATSSAAYNPFGETGGAGAPVQKNLFQQNQPQVPSINQLKQSPFPVTLNQDPWAPVANMTTAQERDHLLHSNKANC
- the LOC120897890 gene encoding epsin-1 isoform X2, coding for MRKTDTQMNVAGIRRNIKNLAHNYSDAQVKVREATSNDPWGPSSTIMAEIADLTYNVVAFSEIMQMIWKRMNDHGKNWRHVYKALLLLEYLIKTGTEKVAQQCKENIYAIQTLKEFQYMEEGKDQGMHVREKAKQLVSLLKDDERLKNERARALKAKERFARTASGFGSDGSIDGPTQRDPRPPNWGEGEPIAGAATSGVGKPVSEIEFVRPQTVGEEELQLQLAMAMSREEAEQEEQKRRSDDVRLQLALSQSEQDFKKDGDPPAGSSALVDLLDISFAAASISSPSQQPLAGPSGTSGTIDPWGMPVAGGSRPTTTDPWSRTSSPPAVVDPWLNTASALPTAGPSTSKPPLLGADTWQPRTQSPSVTSGSSVEGWLQNGAGAGAAAAGPMMMNGAGASNGNLDPWYSKTNAVPIGATAPPLGVASGDPWQANKRSTPVPTAAAAASGDPWQANASAVKLDPWAPVSNNSATGSVGDLEATFGAAGGPLMNRPSPVGAITSPVSDLDEFDIITKRAAGNNSSGSTTNNNNNHNAASNNLNNNSSLLLGDLDPLSSSGTNSSSPSMGASTAAKKTPQSFLGENSALVNLDNLIKPMPSGGSVAAAATSSAAYNPFGETGGAGAPVQKNLFQQNQPQVPSINQLKQSPFPVTLNQDPWAPVANMTTAQPTADEDETEYFPYPTVDVNANSELSSASYARAATDYQQQQQYQQHQPQNWPPPTAHMEHIDCRLNDTGVTIEDDIFNTNYAMAPSAAPGGNIERHLSAAQLDSTRPLRQLYDFHFAVDDDTLDVAGPGGGGTSAFTTTTTTDAFNHNDNRQGGGNNTTFADTCHANNNYHANLNNNNSAPWMNPQSSNPFLS